Proteins encoded in a region of the Athene noctua chromosome 4, bAthNoc1.hap1.1, whole genome shotgun sequence genome:
- the MFHAS1 gene encoding malignant fibrous histiocytoma-amplified sequence 1 isoform X2, translated as MAQTEPPKAVRLWRDAALRARKLRGGPGEPEPEPEPDAGPPGGPPPPPPAAAPRRPPPAAATALGELEALNLSGRGLEELPEEVGAALSGLRVLSLRRNRLGRLPAAALRHLGRLAELDLSHNRLRGLGDGGALAGLRGLRKLSLSHNELGAEGPGLSPRLAELGRLEELDLSFNRLRRLPEGLGRLRHLRALDVDHNLLPSFPAPLLELAALEELDCSGNRHLGALPEGIAALHRLKILWLSGTGLAALPEGLCQLSALESLMLDGNRLQALPAGFGRLQRLKMLNLSSNLLGEFPAAILALPSLEELYLSRNQLTLLPPHLCQLRQLRTLWLDNNRIRYLPDSIVLLHSLEELVLQGNQIAILPEGFGQLSRVTLWKIKDNPLIQPPYEVCMKGIPYIAAYQQELAHSQPALKPRLKLVLMGLKDAGKTLLRRCLMEEDGQREDVGSLEAGSTQPRGCPGQQQDSGRMPVGCCPFPEPQDTSLAWVPAMQQLEHLPVEGQDIPSHVPSNRVKGETPCPALPLPPNATQAPSGLGLSGGSKGIEVMDWTADAERGLTFIVYELAGDPSYDVIQSFFLSPGALYVLVVNLSAYVPQHFYPSVGYFLHWLGSKVPHAVVCMVGTHADLCAERELEEKCLDIHHQIAQQEKRDAEGLQSLVQQVDEALGQDFDLRCSSPHAAFYGVSDKNLRRKKAQFQYLLNHRPQILSPVLPFSCQDRCQVRRLRDKLLSVAEHRDIFPNLHRVLPKSWQVLEELHFQPQAQQLWLSWWDSARLGLQAGLTEDRLQSALSYLHESGKLLYFEEHLTLREYVFHNLPRLIDILNVFCQRDATVLLQKLLSDTHIDELRATQLHHYVEGFLLHGLLPAHVIRLLLKPHIQSREDLQLILELLEKMGLCYCVNKPKCKPLNGAAAWYKFPCYVKNEVPHAEAWINGANLSGQSFVVEQLQIEYSFPFIFPPGLFARYSVQINSHVVQRSDGKYQIYAYRGKVPVVVSYRPARGALQPDTLSIASHASLPNIWTAWQAITPLVEELNVLLQEWPGLYYTVHVLCSKCLKRGSPNPHTFPGELLSQPRPEGLTEIICPKNGSERVNVALVYPPTPTVISPCSK; from the coding sequence ATGGCGCAGACGGAGCCCCCGAAGGCGGTGCGGCTGTGGCGCGACGCCGCCCTGCGCGCACGGAAgctgcggggcggccccggcgagCCCGAGCCCGAGCCGGAGCCGGacgcggggccgccgggggggccgccgccgccgccccccgccgccgcgcctcgccgccctcccccggcggcggcgACGGCCCTGGGTGAGCTGGAGGCGCTGAACCTGAGCGGGcgggggctggaggagctgcccgAGGAGGTGGGCGCCGCCCTGAGCGGGCTGCGGGTGCTCAGTCTGCGGCGCAACCGGCTGGGTcgcctgcccgccgctgccctgCGCCACCTGGGCCGCCTGGCCGAGCTCGACCTCAGCCACAACCGGCTGCGGGGCCTGGGGGACGGCGGGGCgctggcggggctgcggggcctgCGCAAGCTCAGCCTCAGCCACAACGAGCTGGGCGCTGAGGGCCCGGGCCTGTCCCCGCGCCTCGCCGAGCTGGGCCGCCTGGAAGAGCTCGACCTCAGCTTCAACCGCCTGCGCCGCCTGCCCGAGGGCCTGGGCCGCCTGCGGCACCTCCGCGCCCTCGACGTCGACCACAACCTGCTGCCTTCCTTTCCCGCCCCGCTGCTGGAGCTGGCCGCCCTAGAGGAGCTCGACTGCTCTGGCAACCGCCACCTCGGGGCCCTGCCCGAGGGCATCGCTGCCCTCCACCGCCTCAAGATCCTCTGGCTGAGCggcacagggctggcagcccTGCCCGAGGGCCTCTGCCAGCTGAGCGCCCTGGAGAGCCTCATGCTGGATGGCAACCGGCTGCAGGCCCTGCCTGCCGGCTTCGGCCGCCTGCAGCGGCTCAAGATGCTGAACCTCTCTTCCAACCTGCTGGGGGAGTTCCCGGCTGCCATCTTGGCATTGCCCAGTCTGGAAGAGCTCTACCTGAGCCGCAACCAGCTCACCCTGCTGCCCCCTCACCTCTGTCAGCTCCGCCAGCTCCGCACCCTCTGGCTAGACAACAACCGAATCCGCTACCTGCCTGACTCCATCGTGCTCCTCCACAGCCTGGAGGAACTGGTCCTGCAAGGCAACCAGATTGCCATCCTGCCTGAGGGCTTTGGGCAGCTTTCCCGTGTCACCCTGTGGAAGATCAAAGACAACCCCCTCATCCAGCCCCCTTATGAGGTATGCATGAAAGGCATCCCCTACATCGCAGCCTACCAGCAGGAGCTGGCACACTCCCAGCCAGCCCTCAAACCCCGCCTCAAGCTGGTCCTCATGGGCCTAAAGGATGCAGGAAAGACCCTGCTGAGACGATGCCTCATGGAGGAGGATGGGCAGAGGGAGGACGTGGGAAGTCTGGAGGCAGGAAGCACCCAGCCCAGAGGgtgccctgggcagcagcaggacagTGGGAGAATGCCAGTTGGGTGTTGCCCCTTCCCGGAGCCTCAGGACACTTCCTTAGCATGGGTACCTGCCATGCAGCAGCTGGAACATCTGCCCGTTGAGGGGCAAGACATCCCTTCTCACGTGCCCTCTAATCGAGTGAAAGGGGAAACACCGTGCCCTGCACTGCCATTGCCACCGAATGCTACCCAAGCACCATCAGGACTGGGACTGTCGGGAGGCAGCAAGGGCATTGAGGTGATGGACTGGACAGCAGATGCAGAGAGGGGCCTGACATTCATTGTGTATGAGCTGGCTGGGGACCCCAGCTATGACGTCATCCagtctttcttcctctctcccggAGCCCTGTACGTGCTGGTGGTGAATTTGAGTGCCTACGTCCCTCAGCACTTTTACCCCTCTGTGGGCTATTTCTTGCACTGGCTCGGTTCCAAGGTGCCCCATGCCGTGGTGTGCATGGTGGGAACCCATGCTGATCTCTGTGCAGAGCGGGAGTTGGAAGAGAAGTGCCTGGACATCCATCACCAGATTGCTCAGCAGGAGAAGAGGGATGCTGAGGGACTCCAGAGTTTGGTCCAGCAGGTGGATGAAGCTCTGGGACAGGACTTTGACCTGCGCTGCTCCAGCCCGCACGCTGCCTTTTATGGGGTTTCGGACAAGAACTTGAGGAGAAAGAAAGCTCAGTTTCAGTACCTTCTCAACCACCGCCCACAGATCCTCTCTCCAGTGCTGCCTTTCAGCTGCCAGGACCGTTGCCAAGTGCGTCGCCTGCGGGACAAGCTCCTCTCAGTGGCTGAGCACCGGGATATCTTTCCAAACCTGCACCGGGTGTTGCCCAAATCCTGGCaagtgctggaggagctgcactTCCAGCCTCAAGCTCAGCAGCTGTGGCTTAGCTGGTGGGACTCTGCCCGGTTGGGCTTGCAGGCGGGCCTGACGGAGGATCGGCTCCAGAGCGCCCTGTCCTACCTGCATGAGAGTGGGAAGCTGCTCTACTTTGAGGAGCACCTCACCTTACGGGAGTATGTGTTCCACAACCTGCCGCGGCTCATTGACATCCTCAATGTCTTCTGCCAGCGGGATGCCACCGTGCTGCTCCAGAAACTGCTCAGCGACACCCACATTGATGAACTGAGGGCCACTCAGCTCCATCATTACGTGGAGGGCTTCTTGCTGCACGGCCTCCTCCCTGCCCACGTTATCCGTCTCCTTCTTAAGCCCCACATCCAGAGCCGTGAGGATCTGCAGCTCATCTTGGAGCTGTTGGAGAAGATGGGGCTCTGTTACTGTGTCAACAAACCCAAATGCAAACCCCTAAATGGGGCAGCCGCTTGGTACAAGTTTCCCTGCTACGTGAAAAATGAGGTGCCCCATGCAGAGGCATGGATCAACGGTGCCAATCTGAGTGGACAGTCCTTCGTGGTTGAGCAGCTGCAGATTGAATATAGCTTTCCATTCATTTTCCCACCTGGCTTGTTTGCACGCTACAGCGTCCAGATTAACAGCCATGTTGTTCAGCGGTCAGATGGCAAATACCAGATCTATGCCTACCGGGGAAAAGTGCCCGTGGTGGTGAGTTACCGGCCTGCCAGGGGAGCTCTGCAGCCAGATACTCTGTCTATCGCTAGTCATGCGTCCCTACCAAATATCTGGACAGCTTGGCAAGCTATTACCCCTTTAGTGGAAGAACTGAATGTTCTACTCCAGGAATGGCCGGGCCTGTACTACACTGTGCATGTCCTCTGTTCAAAGTGCCTTAAAAGAGGGTCACCCAACCCACACACTTTTCCAG